The Lactiplantibacillus brownii genome contains the following window.
CTCACCTCGCAAGGGAAAAGACAGCCACCGCCCCTAAAACTTTAGAGTCCTAATATACTTGACTTTACGTAGAAAAAACTTGCTTGCTTAATCCATTATACAGCGGAAGCTAGCGATCAACCGACTCTAACCAAAAACTAGTTTTGAGTTAATAGCCAATTGTTTGCTTGAACAATTGGCCTGTTAGTTTGCACTTCAGGTTTAATTTTATTATTGAAGAGTACTTGCCCATTGTTTTTCTTGATTTTTTCAGCAGTTATGTTTACTTGGGCACCATTATACATAGTGTACGTATCGTTGATACTAGTATACCCAGCAGAATTACCACCAAAAGTTTTAACGTTGGGATTGGTTTCAAGTGCTAAAGCCGTTAACTCGCCTGAACTAGCAGTCCATCGATTGAGTATCACCGCAACAGGAATTCCTGTGATTTTTTTTTACCTTACCGAGGTCTATCTTAGTTCCCATGTTGTTAGTAACACTCCCTTGGAAGGTTACACTCGTAGTCTTTTTTGCCGCGTTAACTACTTCAAATAATTTTCCATTAGGGATAACTGGCGAAATTCCAGCTAACATTGGGCCAATGTCACCACCTGGGTTATTCCTAAGATCAATGATAATACCCTTATATGTTTTACTAGTCAGCTTATAATAAATTGTGTTTGCGTATCTTTTCCCTTGTGATGATGATCCATTGAATTCTGGTAAGTGGACGTATAAGATGTTATTTTTAACGCTGCTAGTTGGTGCTTTGTATTGTGAAACTTCTTTTTTTACTTCTGATGGAGTTATCAAAGAAGAGTGCTTACCACCCTTAATTGCCAAGGCTTGTTTTAACAGTGGATAAATTTCTTTGTAGGTATGCTTATTTGAAATGTCATTGCGAATCTCTATCATCCTATTTTTCTGCGTTTGATTTTCTGTATAGATCCCTGTGGACGATATTTTATTAAAAGCCAGCATGGCGTCTCTTTTAGGGGTTGGTGGGACTAAGTAGAAGTCAAAGTTAGGTCCATACTGATATCCTATGTATATTCCTCCAGAAATAATCACTAGCATAGTTACTATTAGCGAGATAATTAATTTTTTATGCTTTTTCAAATAACTCACTCCTTAATCCTTAAGATACTCACAACATAATTTTAACACATTAGGAGATATGCCTAACCATCATGGGA
Protein-coding sequences here:
- a CDS encoding S41 family peptidase — encoded protein: MKKHKKLIISLIVTMLVIISGGIYIGYQYGPNFDFYLVPPTPKRDAMLAFNKISSTGIYTENQTQKNRMIEIRNDISNKHTYKEIYPLLKQALAIKGGKHSSLITPSEVKKEVSQYKAPTSSVKNNILYVHLPEFNGSSSQGKRYANTIYYKLTSKTYKGIIIDLRNNPGGDIGPMLAGISPVIPNGKLFEVVNAAKKTTSVTFQGSVTNNMGTKIDLGKVKKNHRNSCCGDTQSMDC
- a CDS encoding S41 family peptidase, encoding MILNRWTASSGELTALALETNPNVKTFGGNSAGYTSINDTYTMYNGAQVNITAEKIKKNNGQVLFNNKIKPEVQTNRPIVQANNWLLTQN